Proteins from a genomic interval of Colletotrichum higginsianum IMI 349063 chromosome 6, whole genome shotgun sequence:
- a CDS encoding SUR7 protein — translation MAKVRRNSAITAAVCYFLAIIFLILVIIGNTSIKPVLTDIYFFKLDVSDIIPLSSANAVLLNSVARSLGLHDFYQVGLWNFCEGYNDEGVTYCSTPKRMWWFNPIEIMTNELLAGATIALPSQVTTILNILRIGQQVMFGLFISGISLAAALLLATPVVMRSRWWSLPVAIFAAIAGLLVTVASIIGTVMSVGARIALTQQQELNISAILGVRMFVFMWLASAFVDVAAILHMAMGCCCSPRKEREAAAAAAAANGTPEKTTQTTETSEKSSRLPAFMRKRSPRSSTS, via the exons ATGGCAAAGGTCCGCCGGAACAGCGCCATCACGGCCGCCGTGTGCTATTTTCTCGCCATTATCTTCCTCAttctcgtcatcatcggcaacACCTCCATCAAGCCCGTCCTGACCGACATTTACTTCTTCAAGCTAGACGTCAGCGACATCATCCCCCTCTCgtccgccaacgccgtcctcctcaaCTCCGTGGCGAGGAGCCTGGGCCTCCACGACTTTTACCAGGTCGGCCTGTGGAACTTTTGTGAGGGCTACAACGATGA GGGCGTCACCTACTGCTCGACCCCCAAGCGCATGTGGTGGTTCAACCCTATTGAGATCATGACCAACGAGCTactcgccggcgccaccaTCGCCCTGCCCTCCCAGGTCACCACCATCCTTAACATCCTCCGCATCGGCCAGCAGGTCATGTTTGGCCTCTTCATCTCGGGCATttctctcgccgccgccctcctcctcgcgaCGCCGGTCGTCATGCGCTCGCGCTGGTGGAGCCTGCCTGTCGCcatcttcgccgccatcgccgggcTGCTCGTCACTGTCGCCTCCATCATCGGCACCGTTATGAGCGTCGGCGCCCGCATCGCCCTCacccagcagcaggagctcAACATCAGCGCCATCCTGGGCGTGCGCATGTTCGTCTTCATGTGGCTCGCCAGCGCCtttgtcgacgtcgccgccatcctccaCATGGCCatgggctgctgctgctcgccccgcaaggagagggaggccgccgccgccgccgccgccgccaacggcacccCCGAGAAGACGACCCAGACGACTGAGACCAGCGAAAAGTCGTCGAGGTTACCGGCGTTTATGAGAAAGCGTAgcccgaggtcgtcgacgtcgtga
- a CDS encoding Tat pathway signal sequence, with amino-acid sequence MAGRLLSLTLGVLSLIATPAVAQDGSTSHITLSNTEDVTFLSGTRTIPVTQPRTPTGPYATYTSRITLTNGDLSTMTGTMTFTGNVTQTTTNSVGQSVVIISGQTSVVTSTVTGNSTQTTTSAAGPTNTQPCNNYVEFCDRKYSNITEVGCHNSPFVRPGNSASNQALDVTTQLNDGVRFLQAQIQWPTNGTKPHFCHSSCDILDVGPITEWLTTVREWVAAHPYDVVTILLGNGNYSTPDLYAPFIESTGILQYAYEPPFLPMTVEDWPTLSQMILGGKRVVMFLDYMADQQKFPWLLDQFSQMWESPFDPMDRTFPCTVQRPPDLPDEAARDRLYLMNHNLNAEYNIFGASILVPAVSLLNETNNVTGYGSLGVSAQQCTDQWDRPPKILNVDYYNYGGYPGSVFEVQARMNNVTYTRDCCGKVTGASPGRPAASAMVLGMALACALLLI; translated from the exons ATGGCAGGACGTCTTCTGTCCCTCACCCTCGGCGTTCTGTCCCTCATCGCAACTCCCGCCGTGGCTCAAGATGGCAGCACCAGTCACATCACACTCTCCAACACCGAAGACGTTACCTTCCTGTCGGGTACCAGGACCATTCCTGTCACCCAGCCTAGAACGCCAACGGGACCCTATGCGACCTACACCTCGAGGATCACCCTCACAAATGGCGACCTCTCTACCATGACCGGGACCATGACCTTCACCGGCAACGTCACCCAGACAACCACCAACTCGGTCGGCCAgtccgtcgtcatcatctcgGGCCAGACCTCCGTCGTCACCTCCACCGTCACCGGAAACTCGACCCAGACTaccacctccgccgccggcccgaCCAACACCCAACCGTGCAACAACTATGTCGAATTCTGCGACCGCAAGTACAGCAACATCACCGAAGTCGGCTGCCACAACTCCCCCTTCGTGCGCCCCGGCAACTCAGCCTCCAACCAAGCCCTCGATGTCACCACCCAGCTTAACGACGGCGTCCGTTTCCTCCAGGCCCAGATCCAATGGCCCACCAACGGCACGAAGCCGCACTTCTGCCATTCTTCGTGCGACATCTTGGATG TCGGCCCCATCACCGAGTGGCTCACCACCGTCCGCGAATGGGTCGCCGCCCATCCATACGACGTCGTAaccatcctcctcggcaacggcaactATTCGACGCCCGACCTGTACGCCCCCTTTATCGAGTCCACGGGCATCCTCCAATACGCCTACGAGCCCCCTTTTCTCCCCATGACCGTCGAGGACTGGCCGACCCTCTCTCAGATGATCCTAGGCGGCAAGCGCGTCGTTATGTTCCTCGACTACATGGCCGACCAGCAGAAGTTTCCCTGGCTGCTCGACCAGTTTTCACAGATGTGGGAAAGCCCCTTTGACCCTATGGACCGCACTTTCCCCTGCACCGTCCAGCGCCCCCCTGACCTGCCCGACGAGGCTGCCCGTGACCGTCTCTATCTCATGAACCACAACCTTAACGCTGAGTACAACATCTTCGGCGCCTCCATTCTTGTCCCCGCCGTCTCTCTGCTCAACGAGACCAATAATGTCACCGGCTACGGCTCCCTCGGCGTCAGCGCCCAGCAGTGCACCGACCAATGGGATCGCCCGCCTAAGATCTTGAACGTCGACTATTACAACTATGGCGGCTACCCGGGCTCTGTGTTCGAGGTCCAGGCGCGCATGAACAACGTCACGTACACCCGCGATTGTTGTGGCAAGGTCACCGGCGCGTCACCGGGACGTCCGGCCGCGTCAGCGATGGTTTTGGGGATGGCTCTCGCATGCGCGCTATTGCTGATCTGA